A window of the Eubacterium sp. 1001713B170207_170306_E7 genome harbors these coding sequences:
- a CDS encoding acylneuraminate cytidylyltransferase family protein, with translation MYKGKRILAVIPARSGSKGLPDKNIKELNDKPLLAYTIEAAQKTKVIDEIFVSTDSEAYKEIAEAYGANVPFLRHNTLATDTASSWDVVKEAVIEYEKLEQRFDICLLLQPTSPLRTEKDILNALEIFIKKGANTVVSVCETDHSPLWENTLPEDGNMSNFFDKVITGKRRQDLPIYYRINGAVYIIKKKHLMTNTEIYDDKSFAVIMDKQSSVDIDDQFDFMMAEILLRFKYGK, from the coding sequence ATGTATAAAGGAAAAAGGATTCTCGCAGTAATACCAGCACGCAGCGGCTCCAAAGGGCTTCCTGATAAAAATATTAAAGAGCTCAACGACAAACCTTTGCTGGCGTATACGATTGAAGCAGCTCAAAAGACAAAAGTAATTGATGAAATTTTTGTATCCACCGATTCAGAAGCGTATAAAGAAATAGCAGAGGCATATGGTGCCAATGTTCCTTTTTTAAGGCACAATACATTAGCGACAGATACGGCCTCCTCTTGGGATGTCGTCAAAGAAGCGGTCATTGAATACGAAAAGCTGGAGCAGAGGTTTGATATTTGTCTGCTTTTGCAGCCAACCTCCCCACTCAGAACAGAAAAAGATATTTTAAACGCACTGGAGATATTTATCAAAAAAGGTGCGAATACAGTAGTGTCGGTATGCGAGACTGATCATTCACCATTATGGGAAAATACACTGCCTGAAGATGGAAATATGAGCAATTTTTTTGATAAAGTCATTACTGGAAAAAGAAGACAGGATTTACCGATTTATTATCGGATCAATGGTGCTGTTTATATTATAAAAAAAAAGCATTTAATGACAAATACTGAAATATACGATGATAAAAGTTTTGCTGTGATTATGGATAAACAGAGCTCGGTCGATATTGATGATCAGTTTGATTTTATGATGGCTGAGATTTTGCTGAGGTTTAAATATGGTAAATGA
- a CDS encoding glycosyltransferase: MVNEKKKEPKISIIVPVYNVEKYLSRCIESLINQTLSDIEIILVNDASPDNSLSIMKKYQKQDPNRIVIIDSKVNKKQGGARNLGLAKACGEYICFVDSDDWVEKKLCEKVYERAISTNAEIIFYDALETKDGIQGIYLKMADEKNMGIITEEKRRRLILNPGSCWAKVYKRCLLLDNEIKYPENIFYEDNCQAHIPMLYVKKCDYIKEPLYNYFQDNINSTTKSVDIRKMSDRCQSAMLFIQEVQHRKLYETYKDEIDYVFLNYFYFTTAKALVLRFKKVPKKFLKK, translated from the coding sequence ATGGTAAATGAAAAGAAAAAGGAACCTAAAATTAGTATAATTGTACCAGTGTATAACGTAGAAAAGTATCTATCAAGATGTATAGAATCTTTAATAAATCAAACATTAAGCGATATTGAAATTATTTTAGTGAATGATGCATCACCTGATAATTCACTTAGTATCATGAAAAAATATCAGAAACAAGATCCAAATAGAATTGTAATTATTGACTCAAAAGTAAATAAAAAGCAAGGTGGAGCTAGAAATTTAGGATTAGCAAAAGCTTGTGGAGAATACATTTGCTTTGTCGATAGCGATGATTGGGTTGAAAAAAAACTCTGTGAAAAAGTTTACGAAAGAGCCATTAGTACAAATGCTGAAATTATTTTTTATGATGCATTAGAGACAAAGGATGGAATACAAGGAATATATCTCAAAATGGCCGATGAAAAAAATATGGGGATCATTACCGAAGAAAAAAGAAGGAGACTTATTTTAAATCCAGGTTCATGTTGGGCTAAAGTATATAAAAGATGCTTATTGTTAGATAATGAAATTAAATATCCTGAAAATATTTTTTATGAAGATAATTGTCAAGCCCATATCCCAATGTTGTATGTTAAAAAATGTGATTATATAAAAGAACCCTTATATAATTATTTTCAAGATAATATAAATAGTACAACAAAGAGTGTAGATATTCGAAAAATGAGTGATCGATGTCAATCAGCTATGTTATTCATTCAAGAAGTTCAACACAGAAAATTATATGAAACATATAAAGATGAGATCGATTATGTTTTTTTGAACTATTTTTACTTTACTACAGCTAAGGCTCTAGTGCTTCGATTCAAAAAAGTACCAAAAAAATTTCTAAAAAAATAA